The Duganella sp. BuS-21 sequence CGCCATCCATCACCTTCGAACACGTCAACTTCGGCTACGTGCCCGGGCAGCCGGTGCTGCATGACCTGAACCTGCACATCGCACCGTATCAGACCGTGGCCCTGGTCGGCGCCACCGGATCCGGCAAGACCAGCATCGCCGCGCTGATCCACCGCTTCTACGACGTCTGGAGCGGCTCCGTGCGCGTGGCCGGCGACGACGTGCGCGAACTGACCCAGGAATCGCTGGGGCAGGGCGTCGGCATGGTGCTGCAGGAACCCTTCCTGTTCAGCGGCACGGTCGAAGAAAACGTGCGCTATGGCGTCGGCGGCGCCACGCACGAGCAGATCGTCGCCGCCTGCAAGGCGGTGCACGCGCACGACTTCATCGTGGCGCTGCCGCAGGGCTACGACACGCCCCTGGGCCAGCGCGGCCGCAACCTCTCGGTCGGCCAGCGGCAGTTGCTCAGTTTTGCGCGCGCTTTGCTGGCGTCGCCGAAGATCCTGATCCTGGACGAGGCCACCGCCAACATCGACAGCTTTACCGAGCTGAAAATCCAAAGCGCACTGGAACTGCTGCGCAAGGGGCGCACCACCATCATCATCGCCCATCGTCTCGCCACCGTGCGCGACGCCGATCTGATCGTCGTGCTCAAGCACGGCCGCATCGCCGAACAGGGCAACCACCAGCAGCTGTTGGCGCGCAATGGCATCTACGCCGGCCTGCACGCCAGCAGCAGCGCATCGTTCGACGATCTTCCATCCACCTGATTAGAAAGTACGACATGACCACCATCCGCGACTACCGGCCCTTCGGCCGCACCGGCGTCAAGGTATCCCCGCTTGCGCTGGGCACCATGATGTTCGGCGGGAAGACCGAGTATGACGAATCGGCCCGCATCATCGACCTGGCGATCGAAGCCGGCATCAACCTGATCGACACTGCCAACGTGTATTCGCGCGGCCGCAGCGAAGAGTTCACCGGCAAGGCGCTCAAGCGCAACGGCCAGCGCCACAAGGTGTTCCTGGCCTCCAAGGTGCACCTGCCGATGCACGACACCGACGGCAACCTGCGCGGCAGCTCGCGCCGCCACATCATCGAACAGGCCGAAGACAGCCTGCGCCGCCTCGACACCGACTACCTGGACCTGTACCAGATCCACCGTCCCGCGCCCGACACCGCGATCGACGAAACCCTGCGTGCGCTGGACGACCTGGTACGTTCGGGCAAAGTGCGCTACATCGGCTCCAGCACCTTCGCCGGCTGGCAGGCGGTGGAAGCGCTGTGGGCGGCCAAGGAACTGGGACTGAATCGCTTCGTCTCCGAGCAGCCGCCCTACAATCTGCTGGACCGCCGCATCGAGCGTGAGCTGGTGCCGG is a genomic window containing:
- a CDS encoding aldo/keto reductase, which codes for MTTIRDYRPFGRTGVKVSPLALGTMMFGGKTEYDESARIIDLAIEAGINLIDTANVYSRGRSEEFTGKALKRNGQRHKVFLASKVHLPMHDTDGNLRGSSRRHIIEQAEDSLRRLDTDYLDLYQIHRPAPDTAIDETLRALDDLVRSGKVRYIGSSTFAGWQAVEALWAAKELGLNRFVSEQPPYNLLDRRIERELVPVAQTWGLALLPWSPIGGGLLSGKYRKDSKPEQGRYVDPSPMQARRLTPQIYDVIEPLTQLAEEKGVPLSQLALAWTVQQPGVTSSIIGPRTVEQFDDALASLAVEFSAEDLKRIDAIIAPGTHVAPFYEADFSASRYRW